In Deinococcus sp. QL22, the following are encoded in one genomic region:
- a CDS encoding YdeI family protein yields the protein MPPAMPIEFEPENRAEWRAWLSQHHSSARGVWLVLRKKAAPLPNLTWAEAVQEALCFGWIDSVGRKLDDTRSLLYFTPRKAGSGWSAVNKGHIERLSAAGQMTAAGQARIDAARADGSWTLLDSVEALEVPDDLKAALDAITGALDGWNAFPASAKKGILQWIVQAKTALTRAKRITQTAELAAQGIRANTWKSGR from the coding sequence GTGCCTCCAGCCATGCCCATAGAATTCGAGCCGGAGAACCGCGCCGAGTGGCGGGCGTGGCTGAGCCAGCATCACTCCTCAGCGCGGGGCGTGTGGCTGGTGCTGCGCAAAAAGGCCGCGCCCCTGCCCAACCTGACCTGGGCCGAAGCTGTACAGGAAGCCCTGTGTTTTGGCTGGATAGACAGTGTGGGGCGCAAGCTGGACGACACGCGCTCGCTGCTATATTTCACGCCGCGCAAGGCCGGGAGTGGCTGGAGCGCGGTCAATAAAGGGCATATAGAACGCCTCTCGGCGGCGGGCCAGATGACGGCGGCGGGGCAAGCGCGGATAGACGCGGCCAGAGCGGACGGCTCGTGGACGCTGCTGGACAGTGTGGAAGCTCTGGAAGTGCCGGATGACTTGAAGGCAGCTTTAGACGCGATTACCGGTGCGCTAGACGGCTGGAACGCCTTCCCCGCCAGCGCCAAGAAGGGCATCTTGCAGTGGATCGTGCAGGCCAAAACCGCACTTACACGGGCTAAACGCATCACCCAGACGGCGGAACTGGCGGCGCAGGGCATTCGCGCCAACACCTGGAAGTCGGGGCGTTAA
- a CDS encoding 3-oxoacyl-[acyl-carrier-protein] synthase III C-terminal domain-containing protein, which translates to MTVPGPSPSILPVRILGTGQALPSRVVPTAEVAALCGLTAEAAEARTGVRERRWLSGTETALTLGAEAARNALARANLELGDIDVLLNASGSQAQPIPDGGALLARELGLSGKAAYSIHGTCLSFLLALQHASLLIASGQAARVLIISTEGGSVGLNMAQPESALLIGDGAAAVVLGPAVRPGQGLHAARIETYPEGAEHTRIRGGGTLRHPRNPAVQPEEYLFDMQGLGVLKLASRVVPAFLERLRPGLSTGLVGISRVVPHQASKVGLDLLRRYGWPADRVEVTLPTLGNVIAASLPLTLHQALSSGRAGEGDTLLLVGTGAGLTAGGLILEL; encoded by the coding sequence ATGACAGTGCCCGGTCCCAGCCCCTCCATTCTCCCCGTCCGAATTTTGGGCACGGGCCAGGCCTTGCCCAGCCGAGTCGTGCCTACTGCCGAGGTTGCCGCGCTGTGTGGTCTGACCGCCGAGGCCGCCGAAGCCCGCACAGGGGTGCGCGAACGCCGCTGGCTGTCGGGCACCGAAACGGCGCTGACGCTGGGAGCCGAGGCAGCACGGAATGCGCTGGCAAGGGCGAATCTGGAACTCGGCGATATAGACGTGCTGCTGAATGCCAGCGGTTCTCAGGCCCAGCCGATTCCTGATGGTGGGGCGCTGCTGGCCCGCGAACTGGGACTGAGCGGCAAGGCGGCCTATAGCATTCACGGCACCTGCCTCAGCTTTTTGCTGGCGCTTCAGCACGCCTCGTTGCTTATTGCGTCCGGTCAGGCGGCGCGGGTGCTGATCATCAGTACAGAGGGCGGCAGCGTGGGCCTGAATATGGCCCAGCCCGAAAGTGCGCTGCTGATCGGTGACGGCGCGGCGGCGGTGGTGCTGGGGCCAGCGGTGCGCCCCGGCCAGGGCCTGCACGCGGCCCGCATAGAAACCTATCCGGAAGGCGCGGAGCATACCCGTATCCGGGGCGGCGGCACCCTGCGTCATCCCCGCAATCCCGCCGTGCAGCCCGAGGAATACCTGTTCGACATGCAGGGCCTCGGCGTACTGAAACTTGCCAGCCGCGTCGTCCCTGCCTTTCTGGAGCGCCTGCGCCCCGGCCTCAGCACTGGTTTGGTAGGCATTTCCCGCGTTGTGCCGCATCAGGCCAGCAAAGTCGGGCTGGATTTGCTGCGCCGCTACGGCTGGCCCGCAGACCGGGTAGAAGTGACCCTGCCCACTCTGGGCAACGTGATTGCCGCGAGTTTGCCCCTCACGCTGCATCAGGCGCTGAGTTCCGGGCGGGCCGGGGAAGGCGACACGCTGTTGTTGGTGGGCACCGGGGCGGGATTGACGGCGGGCGGGTTGATTCTGGAACTTTGA
- a CDS encoding aldo/keto reductase family protein, with product MEYRNLGKSGLKVSEVALGGWETYGRSVNEEQLVRDIVMKAYEEGVNFFDQADVYARGKSEEMMGAVLRELPRHTLVISSKVFWPMSDDVNDRGLSRKHVLESIDKSLKRLGTDYLDIYFAHRYDESVPMEEIVMAFDQVVRSGRAMYWGTSMWPAARIAQAVEFARAHGLHAPVTEQPEYSMLRRERVEKEILPYTQDAGVGLVVWSPLAMGLLTGKYDEGKPEGARLTENENWGKNFLTDENIQKVRDLKPVADDLGITRAQLALAWILRQPGVSSVITGATKVSQIEDTVKAAGVRLSEDVNSKIEAILTR from the coding sequence ATGGAATACCGGAACCTGGGCAAGAGTGGCTTGAAAGTCAGTGAAGTGGCGCTGGGCGGCTGGGAAACCTACGGGCGCAGCGTGAACGAAGAGCAACTGGTGCGCGACATCGTGATGAAAGCCTACGAGGAAGGCGTGAATTTCTTCGATCAGGCCGACGTGTACGCGCGGGGCAAGTCCGAAGAGATGATGGGCGCGGTCCTGCGCGAGTTGCCCCGGCATACGCTGGTCATTTCCAGCAAGGTGTTCTGGCCCATGAGCGACGACGTGAATGACCGCGGCCTCAGCAGAAAGCACGTGCTAGAGAGCATCGACAAGAGCCTGAAGCGCCTAGGCACCGATTATCTCGATATCTATTTTGCCCACCGCTACGACGAAAGTGTGCCGATGGAAGAAATCGTGATGGCGTTTGATCAGGTCGTGCGTTCGGGCCGCGCCATGTACTGGGGAACCTCCATGTGGCCCGCCGCCCGCATTGCACAGGCCGTAGAATTTGCCCGCGCACACGGCCTGCACGCCCCCGTGACCGAGCAACCCGAATACTCCATGCTGCGCCGCGAGCGTGTGGAAAAAGAAATTTTGCCCTATACCCAGGATGCGGGCGTGGGCCTGGTGGTCTGGAGTCCGCTGGCGATGGGCCTGCTGACCGGCAAATACGACGAAGGCAAGCCCGAAGGCGCACGCCTGACCGAAAACGAGAACTGGGGCAAGAACTTCCTGACCGATGAAAATATTCAGAAGGTGCGCGATCTGAAGCCTGTGGCCGACGATCTGGGCATCACGCGGGCGCAACTGGCGCTGGCCTGGATTCTGCGCCAACCCGGCGTCAGCAGCGTGATTACCGGGGCCACCAAAGTCAGCCAGATCGAGGACACCGTGAAGGCCGCCGGAGTGCGCCTCAGCGAAGACGTGAACAGCAAGATCGAAGCAATACTGACGCGCTGA
- a CDS encoding short-chain dehydrogenase produces MTRVQAEYGGLDILINDIWGGESLMEWGKKVWELDLNRGRLMLERAIWTHIITGHAGLPLLRAGGLIAEITDGDGWYYRGSFFYDLAKTGVMRLVQNWASELEDDPRAITSVSVTPGFLRSEEMLTHFGVTEDTWQEAVKQEPHFAESETPHLVGRGVAALAADPEKHRFNAGALASWTLMDEYGFADLDGRKPHWGNWYRDVVKPQL; encoded by the coding sequence ATGACACGGGTTCAGGCGGAATACGGTGGCCTCGACATCCTGATCAACGACATTTGGGGCGGCGAATCGCTGATGGAATGGGGCAAAAAGGTCTGGGAACTCGACCTGAATAGGGGCCGACTGATGCTGGAACGGGCCATCTGGACGCACATCATCACGGGCCATGCAGGATTGCCGCTGTTGCGGGCGGGTGGCCTGATTGCCGAAATCACCGACGGCGACGGCTGGTATTATCGGGGCAGCTTCTTCTATGATCTCGCCAAAACGGGCGTGATGCGGCTTGTTCAGAACTGGGCCAGCGAACTCGAAGACGATCCCCGCGCCATCACCAGCGTTTCCGTGACGCCCGGATTTCTGCGGAGTGAGGAAATGCTGACCCATTTTGGCGTGACGGAAGACACCTGGCAGGAAGCCGTGAAACAGGAACCCCACTTTGCCGAGTCCGAAACCCCGCATCTGGTGGGCCGGGGCGTAGCGGCGCTGGCGGCTGACCCCGAAAAGCACCGCTTCAACGCTGGGGCTTTGGCTTCCTGGACACTGATGGATGAATACGGATTTGCCGACCTAGACGGCAGAAAGCCGCACTGGGGCAACTGGTACCGGGATGTGGTCAAGCCGCAGCTTTGA